Proteins encoded together in one Styela clava chromosome 12, kaStyClav1.hap1.2, whole genome shotgun sequence window:
- the LOC120329293 gene encoding uncharacterized protein LOC120329293: MDDLSKVPPPQCDIYISQGIGKFQSIKCDVIQMDNVHSHLLVSSNKFGKFIQCDLTENQAYQNRSNNHNFKNESTSNRVNMYKKYRNELNIILQRKAQNSSLKRSAISVNPLQYEGHSADLSPVLLTSNGKCSRKDYEIQLKPTITCQPLSISHATSNNCPPKHRHNNSFTSAKMRYNPSYRKSPVERKQSFDHESDGGTKYYILCPTCFGDQDKENSDFTSDEDDEEGSDTDDEQDDIASGEFEFTRDCDEISLENDSTGSDDSDENSGNNGGESENSSLYEHEIMIQELDTLDMGCMEDEDDFSFDQHGSINFRVNDCGTDSDEYIADTDEDPYSYHRGDDLDIVYRCNPMDDF, translated from the exons ATGGATGATTTGAGTAAAGTTCCGCCGCCGCAGTgtgatatttatatatctcaagGTATCGGAAAATTCCAGTCTATAAAGTGCGATGTTATCCAGATGGACAACGTGCACAGTCACCTTCTGGTTTCTTCAAATAAATTCGGGAAATTCATACAATGCGACCTGACTGAAAACCAAGCGTATCAGAATCGATCAAACAACCACAACTTCAAAAATGAGTCAACTTCAAATCGTGTGAATATGtacaaaaaatatagaaatgaacTTAATATTATACTACAAAGAAAAGCACAAAATTCATCTCTGAAAAGGAGTGCAATATCTGTTAACCCTCTGCAGTACGAAGGACACTCCGCAGACCTTAGTCCCGTTCTATTAACGTCCAATGGAAAATGTTCACGTAAAGATTATGAAATTCAACTAAAGCCAACTATAACCTGCCAACCTCTATCGATATCTCATGCTACGTCTAATAATTGTCCACCCAAACATCGCCACAATAACTCGTTCACCAGCGCAAAAATGAGATATAATCCAAGTTATAGGAAATCACCAGTTGAACGAAAGCAATCTTTTGATCACGAATCAGACGGTggaacaaaatattatattctatGTCCAACGTGTTTCGGAGATCAGGATAAAGAAAATAGCGATTTTACATCTGACGAGGATGACGAAGAAG GGAGCGACACAGACGACGAACAAGATGATATAGCATCTGGAGAATTTGAATTCACGCGAGATTGTGACGAAATATCCTTAGAAAATGACAGCACTGGAAGTGATGATTCAGACGAAAACTCTGGGAATAACGGTGGTGAATCTGAAAACAG CTCCTTATACGAACATGAAATAATGATACAAGAATTGGATACATTAGACATGGGATGTATGGAAGATGAAGACGATTTCAGTTTTGATCAACACGGAAGTATAAATTTCCGAGTAAATGACTGCGGCACTGATTCAGATGAATATATTGCAG ATACAGATGAAGACCCATATTCATACCACAGAGGAGATGATCTTGATATCGTGTACCGATGTAATCCTATGGATGACTTTTGA